One window of Paludibacter propionicigenes WB4 genomic DNA carries:
- the lpxB gene encoding lipid-A-disaccharide synthase, translated as MRYFIIAGEASGDLHASNLMRELFKEDPEAKFCFLGGDLMLAQAHGGKMVKHYRDMAFMGIIAVLRNAKTVLKNLSDCKQAIVDFQPDVLILVDYPSFNLRMARFVKEHLSAKVYFYISPKIWAWKEYRIKEIKRYVDKMFTIFPFETAFYRKHDYQVEYVGNPTIDSVYTRPNQQQTFTEFCIENQLPDKPIIAILAGSRKQEIVGCLPRMVDAGLRFPDYQVVIAGAPGIEADLYNSVLKGRNVSVVFGKTYELLQQSKAAVVNSGTATLETALVGTPEVVVYHVPMGRIGYFVKEVVVRVKFVSLVNIVAERLIVKELLAHLFTVNNIASELDLILNNSTYRQTMLQNYSIIKEALGEPGTAERAAKKMVSSLLLQENN; from the coding sequence ATGCGATACTTTATCATAGCAGGAGAGGCTTCGGGCGATTTACACGCATCGAATTTAATGCGAGAGCTTTTTAAAGAAGATCCGGAAGCTAAGTTTTGCTTCCTGGGTGGTGACTTAATGCTTGCACAAGCTCATGGCGGAAAGATGGTAAAACATTACCGTGATATGGCTTTTATGGGAATTATTGCTGTGCTGAGAAATGCCAAAACGGTACTGAAAAACCTAAGCGATTGTAAGCAAGCGATTGTTGATTTTCAGCCCGATGTATTGATTTTGGTAGACTATCCAAGCTTTAATCTGCGCATGGCTCGTTTTGTAAAAGAGCATCTGAGTGCCAAAGTATACTTTTATATTTCTCCCAAAATATGGGCGTGGAAAGAATATCGTATCAAGGAAATTAAGCGCTATGTGGACAAAATGTTTACTATTTTTCCTTTCGAAACAGCTTTTTATCGTAAGCATGATTATCAGGTGGAATATGTTGGAAATCCTACTATCGATTCTGTTTATACACGCCCCAATCAACAACAAACATTCACTGAATTTTGCATAGAAAATCAATTGCCGGATAAACCCATTATTGCTATTCTGGCAGGTAGCCGTAAGCAAGAAATTGTGGGCTGCCTTCCACGAATGGTAGATGCCGGTTTGCGTTTTCCCGATTATCAGGTGGTGATAGCCGGTGCACCGGGCATTGAAGCAGATTTATACAATTCTGTGTTGAAAGGCCGAAATGTTTCGGTAGTTTTTGGTAAGACTTACGAATTGCTTCAGCAGTCGAAAGCAGCAGTAGTGAATTCAGGAACTGCAACTCTCGAAACAGCCTTAGTCGGTACTCCGGAGGTTGTAGTATATCATGTGCCAATGGGAAGAATAGGATACTTTGTAAAGGAAGTGGTAGTCCGCGTAAAATTTGTTTCGTTGGTAAACATTGTTGCAGAAAGACTCATTGTAAAAGAACTGTTGGCACATTTATTTACCGTAAATAATATTGCCTCAGAACTGGACTTAATATTGAATAACTCAACCTACCGCCAAACCATGTTACAAAATTATTCGATAATTAAAGAAGCACTTGGTGAACCGGGAACGGCCGAACGGGCAGCAAAGAAGATGGTTTCGAGTTTGTTGTTGCAGGAGAATAATTAG
- a CDS encoding phosphate acyltransferase: MELITSFAELTSHLKNINQRKRLAVANAVDSHTLDAVLKAVDMGIVEAFLIGDVASIESPHLFEEHNLSPFIHIIDIPEVQLATLEAVRMVKAGEADILMKGLVNTDVLLRAILDKEKGILPAGNVLTFNAALQIPNYHKLIFFSDPVVIPSPNLVQRIAMIKYAIKTAYKFGISKPKVALIHATEVANPKIHYMQDYLDIMQMWREGEFGNVIMDGPLDIFLALDKERGSIKNVPSPVLGDADILIFPNFECANCFYKGLSLFAGAEMGGLLQGTEKPVVLTSRSESVQSKFYSIAMACVIS, encoded by the coding sequence ATGGAACTAATAACATCGTTTGCCGAACTCACCTCACATCTTAAAAACATAAACCAGCGTAAACGTCTGGCGGTTGCCAATGCTGTTGATTCGCACACCTTGGATGCTGTTCTAAAAGCAGTGGACATGGGCATTGTTGAAGCTTTTTTGATTGGCGATGTCGCTTCCATTGAATCACCTCATCTTTTTGAAGAACATAACTTATCTCCTTTTATTCATATCATAGACATTCCTGAAGTTCAATTAGCTACGTTGGAAGCAGTTCGCATGGTAAAAGCCGGAGAAGCAGACATTTTAATGAAAGGGTTAGTGAATACTGATGTATTGCTCCGGGCTATTTTGGACAAGGAAAAAGGAATATTGCCAGCCGGCAATGTTCTCACGTTCAATGCTGCTCTACAGATTCCTAACTATCACAAATTGATTTTCTTCTCTGATCCGGTTGTGATTCCATCACCAAATCTGGTTCAACGCATTGCCATGATAAAATATGCTATCAAGACAGCCTACAAATTTGGGATATCAAAACCTAAAGTGGCACTTATCCATGCAACCGAAGTAGCAAATCCTAAGATTCATTATATGCAGGATTATCTTGACATCATGCAGATGTGGCGTGAAGGTGAATTTGGAAATGTCATCATGGATGGACCGCTGGATATTTTTCTGGCGTTAGACAAAGAGCGTGGAAGCATAAAAAATGTACCATCTCCCGTTTTAGGCGATGCCGACATCCTCATTTTCCCCAATTTTGAATGCGCAAACTGTTTTTATAAAGGCCTATCGCTCTTTGCAGGAGCCGAAATGGGTGGATTACTACAAGGCACTGAGAAACCTGTGGTATTGACCTCGCGTAGCGAAAGCGTACAATCGAAGTTCTACAGCATCGCTATGGCTTGTGTGATAAGTTGA
- a CDS encoding DUF2723 domain-containing protein — MKRFKLINNIFGWFTFAIAAVTYLLTMEPTASFWDCPEFIASAFKFEVGHPPGAPLSALFGHFFSLFAKDNSHVAIMVNSFTALCSAFTILFLFWTITHLARKVIIKSEADFTKANIIGVIGAGLVGALAYTFSDTFWFSAVEAEVYGFSALFTAVVFWLILKWEDVADEPGSDRWLVVLAYLMGLSIGVHLLNLLAIPVVVMVYYLKKYTPSFKGVLLALLGGGVILGAILYGLIPGFVEVAGWFELFFVNQLGFAFNTGLFVYIILVFSSLIWAIYESYVDKNRLRMYVSFILAVSITGIPFLGARLLVGLIIIIGLSVFFYYRRSKISARWLNTIVMMVVMVLIGYSSYTIIMIRSSANPTMDQNNPDNLFSLRYYLNREQYPDSPLLFGSTYNAPVKFVADGNGYAPVQKEKGHSFYSLKTKKSAGDKDEYIVVGHKGDNEYEMDEHFDMFFPRMYDSNPRSIEAYKYWGKITGLPVSYEYCGQQKTDMKPTFIENMRFFFNYQINFMYWRYFMWNFSGRQNDMQGNGEVEHGNWITGISFIDNLLVGNQEKMPSQLKENKGRNTYFMLPLLLGVIGIFFLLYGGKSGIEKFWLIMLLFLLTGIAIVVYLNQSPYQPRERDYAYAGSFYAFSIWIGMGVLGIIRLINKYLTKLPRTVTAAIVVVFCLGVPALMAQQNWDDHDRSNRYTCRDFGQNYLSSCKTNAIIFTMGDNDTFPLWYNQEVEGFRTDVRVCNLSYLQADWYIGQMKREAYSSKPLPISWDPKDYEPGKNEMVEVDSLMPSLDVKTAYNFILSSDPQTKIQGQSFIPTNHLFLPVDAQQVIKSGTLPASRASEIIPQINFDLRRGVSRSDLMIIELLKENNWKRPVYFAISIGGEYLGLKDHFELTGLTYQIVPVGAKGAGVGVNTDELYNNMMTKFKFGNIADPKVYLDETTLNMCHSHRAMFVYLIGDLIKKGDVVRAKKALDYCNKVIPGSTVRHDFGSLHLAEFYYMLNEPAKGNAIMDDVANDCVENLDWYLSFDKSKLGGLSDQINQNLGILYQILRTCDQAKQKNILNKYLPRYTEYTKRLQI, encoded by the coding sequence ATGAAACGATTTAAATTAATCAACAACATTTTCGGATGGTTTACTTTTGCGATAGCCGCTGTGACGTACTTACTCACCATGGAGCCAACAGCAAGTTTCTGGGATTGTCCGGAATTTATTGCCAGTGCCTTTAAGTTTGAAGTGGGTCATCCACCCGGAGCACCATTATCTGCTCTTTTTGGCCATTTCTTTTCTCTATTTGCCAAAGACAACAGTCATGTTGCTATTATGGTAAATTCGTTTACGGCTTTATGTAGTGCGTTTACCATTCTATTTCTATTTTGGACTATTACGCATTTAGCTCGTAAGGTTATTATAAAGTCGGAAGCTGATTTTACAAAAGCAAATATTATTGGAGTAATAGGAGCAGGTTTGGTTGGAGCGTTAGCCTATACTTTTTCCGATACATTCTGGTTCTCGGCAGTGGAAGCGGAAGTGTATGGATTTTCGGCTCTTTTTACAGCCGTGGTTTTCTGGTTGATACTGAAATGGGAAGATGTTGCAGATGAGCCTGGTTCAGATCGTTGGTTGGTGGTTCTTGCATACTTGATGGGACTTTCCATCGGTGTCCATTTGCTCAATTTGTTGGCTATTCCTGTTGTGGTAATGGTTTATTATTTAAAAAAATATACACCTTCATTTAAAGGGGTGTTACTGGCTTTACTAGGAGGTGGAGTAATTCTTGGAGCAATATTATATGGATTGATTCCCGGATTTGTGGAAGTAGCCGGCTGGTTCGAGTTGTTCTTTGTCAACCAACTTGGATTTGCATTTAATACAGGTTTGTTTGTTTATATTATTTTAGTTTTTTCTTCTCTGATATGGGCAATCTACGAATCGTATGTCGATAAAAACAGACTGAGAATGTATGTGTCGTTTATATTGGCAGTTTCTATTACCGGCATTCCGTTTTTAGGCGCCCGGTTGTTGGTTGGGTTGATTATAATTATTGGTTTGTCCGTGTTCTTTTATTATCGTAGATCCAAAATTAGTGCACGCTGGCTGAATACCATTGTAATGATGGTTGTTATGGTCTTGATTGGATATTCCTCATACACCATAATTATGATACGGTCGTCGGCCAATCCTACTATGGATCAGAATAACCCCGATAACCTATTTTCGTTAAGATATTATCTCAACAGGGAGCAGTACCCCGATAGTCCTTTGCTTTTTGGCTCGACTTATAATGCTCCTGTGAAATTTGTAGCCGATGGGAATGGCTATGCACCGGTACAAAAAGAAAAAGGGCATTCTTTTTATAGTTTGAAAACCAAGAAATCGGCTGGTGATAAAGATGAATATATAGTGGTAGGTCATAAAGGTGATAATGAATATGAAATGGACGAGCATTTTGATATGTTTTTTCCTCGAATGTATGATAGTAACCCAAGATCAATAGAAGCCTATAAATACTGGGGGAAAATTACCGGATTACCTGTGAGTTATGAATATTGTGGTCAACAAAAGACCGATATGAAGCCCACTTTCATAGAAAATATGCGTTTCTTTTTCAACTATCAGATTAATTTTATGTATTGGCGCTATTTTATGTGGAATTTTAGTGGCAGGCAAAATGATATGCAGGGAAATGGTGAAGTTGAACATGGAAACTGGATAACGGGAATCAGCTTTATTGATAACCTTTTAGTCGGGAATCAGGAAAAAATGCCTTCGCAGTTAAAAGAAAATAAAGGCAGAAACACCTATTTTATGCTACCATTACTCCTTGGCGTAATAGGAATATTTTTTCTGCTTTACGGAGGAAAATCCGGAATTGAAAAATTCTGGTTGATTATGTTGCTGTTTTTACTTACCGGTATCGCTATCGTAGTGTATCTTAATCAATCGCCATATCAACCGCGTGAGCGCGACTATGCATATGCCGGGTCGTTCTATGCCTTCAGTATCTGGATTGGTATGGGCGTGTTGGGTATTATCCGATTGATAAATAAGTATTTGACAAAGTTGCCGCGAACGGTTACAGCTGCCATAGTTGTTGTCTTTTGTTTGGGGGTTCCTGCTTTGATGGCTCAACAAAACTGGGATGATCATGATCGGAGCAACCGGTACACTTGTAGGGATTTCGGGCAGAACTATTTGTCTTCGTGCAAAACCAATGCGATTATTTTTACCATGGGCGATAATGATACTTTTCCACTTTGGTACAATCAAGAGGTAGAAGGTTTTAGAACTGATGTGCGGGTGTGTAATCTTAGTTATCTTCAAGCTGATTGGTATATTGGCCAAATGAAACGGGAAGCTTATTCATCAAAACCATTGCCTATATCGTGGGATCCGAAAGATTATGAACCCGGTAAAAATGAGATGGTTGAAGTGGATTCATTAATGCCAAGCCTCGATGTAAAAACGGCTTACAATTTTATTCTTAGTTCAGATCCTCAAACTAAAATACAAGGGCAATCTTTTATACCTACCAACCATTTGTTTTTGCCGGTGGATGCACAACAGGTCATTAAATCAGGAACTTTGCCTGCATCCAGAGCTTCGGAAATTATTCCACAGATTAATTTTGATCTTCGTCGGGGTGTAAGCAGAAGTGATCTTATGATTATCGAATTGTTGAAAGAAAATAACTGGAAACGTCCGGTTTATTTTGCAATATCAATTGGTGGAGAGTATCTTGGATTAAAAGATCATTTCGAACTTACCGGTTTAACGTATCAGATTGTTCCGGTGGGAGCGAAAGGTGCTGGTGTAGGGGTTAATACTGATGAGCTGTATAATAACATGATGACTAAATTCAAGTTTGGAAATATAGCCGATCCCAAGGTTTATTTGGATGAAACCACTTTGAATATGTGTCACTCACACAGGGCTATGTTTGTTTATTTAATTGGTGATTTGATAAAAAAAGGAGACGTAGTGCGTGCTAAAAAAGCTTTGGATTACTGCAATAAAGTTATTCCGGGTTCAACGGTTCGACACGATTTCGGTTCACTTCATTTGGCTGAGTTCTATTACATGCTAAATGAGCCAGCGAAAGGCAATGCAATCATGGATGATGTTGCTAATGATTGTGTTGAGAACCTTGATTGGTATCTGAGTTTTGATAAGTCCAAGCTTGGCGGTTTGTCGGATCAAATTAATCAGAATCTTGGAATCTTATATCAGATTTTACGCACATGCGACCAGGCCAAACAAAAGAATATTTTGAACAAATATCTCCCTCGATATACGGAATACACTAAAAGATTACAAATTTAA
- a CDS encoding DUF2723 domain-containing protein produces the protein MKRFRLMNNIFGWVAFAIAALTYLLTMEPTASFWDCPEFIASAFKLEVGHPPGAPLSALFGHLFSLFAKDNSHVAIMVNSFTALCSAFTILFLFWTITHLARKVIIKSEESYTTGNTIAIIGAGLVGALAYTFSDTFWFSAVEAEVYGFSSLFTALVFWLILKWEDVADEKGSDRWLILIAYLMGLSIGVHLLNLLAIPALVLVYYFKKYTPSVKGTLLALLSGVVILGAVLYGVIPGCVEVASWFELLFVNKLGFGFNTGLFAYIILSIAILVWAIYESNTAKSKLRMAISFILSISLAGIPFLGDHVVVGIVIIAGLGIFFYIKRNYINPRWFNTIVLMVSMVLIGYSTYAVIVIRSSANPTMDQNNPDNLFSLKYYLNREQYGDRPLLYGACYSAPVKLKVDGNTCSPEQTQGAPTYGQKPKTSASDKDEYIITGYKTDYVMDERFNMFFPRMYSNQESHVAAYKEWGKITGETISYDYCGQQKSDVKPTFIENMRFFFDYQVNFMYLRYFMWNFSGRQNDLQGYGEIDRGNWITGIGFIDNALVGDQKNLPSELKDNKGHNTYFLLPLILGILGMVFMIYGGKHGIEGFWLIMLLFILTGIAIVVYLNQTPYQPRERDYAYAGSFYAFCIWIGLGVLGVVKALDKYLPKIPKTATAAIATLFCLGVPALMAQQNWDDHDRSDRYTCRDFGKNYLTSCAPNAIIFTNGDNDTFPLWYNQEVEGEGTDKRVCNLSYLQTDWYIGQMQRAAYKSAPLPISWQPKDYVAGKNEVLWVEDLLQKPLDIKTAFDFILSSDSSTKMNGEGFIPTKQLYLPVDAQQVINSGTLPASRASEIIPQINFDLKRRLTKSELMILELLKENKWKRPIYFAMTVGDEYYMGLNDHFELTGLAYQILPIGVKGAGPGVNVDVMYDNLMNKFKYGNIADPKVYLDENTARMCHTHRMVFAQMIGGLMAKGDTVRAKKALDYCNKVIPGTTVRHDYVSTQLADYYYKLHETAKGNAIMDAVARDCVEYLDWYLSLSTASQNSVSSRIGHNLAVLNQVLRICDQAKQTTIMNKYMPRYMDYTKRVRM, from the coding sequence ATGAAACGATTTAGATTAATGAATAACATCTTCGGATGGGTAGCTTTTGCTATTGCTGCTTTGACGTATTTACTCACTATGGAGCCAACAGCAAGCTTTTGGGATTGCCCTGAATTTATTGCAAGTGCCTTCAAATTGGAGGTAGGTCACCCACCGGGTGCTCCATTGTCAGCTCTTTTCGGTCATTTATTCTCATTATTTGCTAAAGATAATAGTCATGTAGCCATCATGGTTAACTCGTTTACTGCTTTATGTAGTGCATTTACCATTTTGTTTTTGTTCTGGACTATAACGCATTTAGCCCGTAAAGTTATTATAAAATCGGAAGAAAGCTATACTACCGGAAACACAATTGCAATAATTGGTGCCGGACTTGTAGGTGCTTTGGCTTATACATTCTCAGATACATTTTGGTTTTCAGCTGTCGAAGCAGAAGTTTATGGTTTCTCTTCACTCTTCACGGCGTTGGTATTCTGGCTTATTCTGAAATGGGAGGATGTGGCAGACGAAAAGGGATCAGACCGTTGGTTGATTCTGATAGCCTACTTAATGGGACTTTCCATCGGTGTTCACTTGTTGAACCTGCTCGCTATTCCTGCACTTGTACTTGTTTATTATTTCAAGAAATATACTCCTTCTGTAAAAGGCACTCTTTTGGCTTTATTGTCAGGTGTGGTGATTTTGGGAGCTGTGCTTTATGGTGTGATTCCCGGTTGCGTTGAAGTTGCCAGTTGGTTTGAATTATTATTCGTAAATAAGCTTGGATTTGGATTTAATACTGGTTTATTCGCTTATATTATTCTTTCAATTGCTATTCTGGTTTGGGCTATTTATGAATCAAACACAGCCAAGAGCAAGTTACGTATGGCAATTTCTTTTATTTTGTCAATATCTCTTGCCGGCATCCCATTTTTGGGTGATCATGTGGTTGTGGGAATAGTAATAATTGCTGGTCTGGGAATTTTCTTCTATATCAAAAGAAATTATATCAATCCACGTTGGTTCAATACTATAGTTCTTATGGTATCCATGGTTTTGATCGGTTATTCGACCTATGCCGTAATTGTTATTCGCTCATCGGCCAATCCTACTATGGATCAAAATAACCCGGATAATCTGTTCTCATTGAAATATTACCTCAACCGTGAGCAGTATGGCGATCGTCCGCTACTTTATGGGGCTTGCTATAGTGCTCCTGTAAAACTTAAGGTGGATGGAAATACTTGTTCACCTGAACAGACTCAAGGTGCACCAACTTACGGTCAAAAGCCCAAAACGTCTGCTTCAGATAAAGATGAGTACATAATTACAGGATATAAAACTGATTATGTAATGGATGAACGTTTTAATATGTTTTTCCCTCGTATGTACAGTAATCAGGAATCGCACGTTGCAGCCTACAAAGAATGGGGTAAAATTACAGGCGAAACAATTAGCTACGATTATTGCGGACAGCAAAAGAGCGATGTAAAGCCTACGTTTATAGAGAATATGCGTTTCTTCTTCGACTATCAGGTGAACTTTATGTACTTGCGCTATTTTATGTGGAATTTTAGCGGACGGCAAAATGACCTACAAGGATATGGTGAAATTGATCGTGGTAACTGGATTACCGGTATCGGTTTTATCGATAATGCACTGGTTGGTGATCAAAAAAACTTACCTTCGGAACTGAAAGACAACAAAGGACACAACACCTATTTCTTATTGCCGTTGATTCTGGGTATTTTAGGAATGGTATTCATGATTTATGGAGGAAAGCACGGTATTGAAGGGTTCTGGCTCATTATGTTGCTATTTATACTTACCGGTATAGCCATTGTGGTTTATCTCAATCAGACACCTTATCAACCCCGCGAACGTGATTACGCTTATGCAGGTTCGTTCTATGCGTTCTGTATATGGATTGGACTGGGTGTGTTGGGAGTTGTAAAAGCGCTTGATAAATACTTGCCTAAAATTCCCAAAACGGCTACTGCAGCTATTGCTACTCTTTTCTGTCTGGGAGTTCCGGCTTTGATGGCTCAGCAAAACTGGGATGATCATGACCGCAGCGATCGTTACACCTGTCGTGATTTTGGAAAGAATTATCTGACCTCGTGTGCGCCGAATGCAATTATATTTACCAACGGAGACAATGATACTTTCCCGCTTTGGTATAATCAGGAGGTAGAAGGTGAAGGAACTGATAAAAGGGTTTGTAACCTTAGTTATTTGCAAACTGACTGGTATATTGGCCAAATGCAGCGTGCGGCTTATAAATCGGCTCCACTCCCAATTTCGTGGCAGCCAAAAGATTATGTCGCAGGTAAAAACGAAGTTCTATGGGTGGAAGATTTACTTCAAAAACCTCTAGATATCAAAACAGCGTTTGATTTCATCTTAAGTTCAGATTCTTCAACAAAAATGAATGGTGAAGGCTTTATTCCAACTAAGCAGTTGTACCTTCCGGTTGATGCTCAGCAGGTAATTAATTCAGGAACTTTACCAGCATCAAGAGCTTCTGAAATTATTCCACAGATTAATTTCGACCTGAAGAGAAGATTGACTAAGAGTGAGTTGATGATTCTGGAACTGTTGAAAGAAAATAAATGGAAACGTCCTATTTACTTCGCAATGACTGTCGGAGATGAATATTATATGGGATTGAATGACCATTTTGAATTGACAGGACTTGCTTACCAAATTCTGCCAATCGGTGTAAAAGGTGCAGGTCCGGGTGTTAATGTGGATGTGATGTACGATAATTTGATGAATAAATTCAAGTATGGAAATATAGCTGACCCGAAAGTATATCTTGATGAAAATACAGCCCGCATGTGTCACACGCACCGTATGGTTTTTGCTCAAATGATTGGTGGATTAATGGCAAAAGGCGATACTGTAAGAGCTAAGAAGGCGTTAGATTACTGTAATAAAGTGATTCCCGGCACTACTGTACGTCATGATTATGTTTCTACGCAACTAGCCGATTATTACTATAAACTGCATGAAACAGCTAAAGGAAATGCTATTATGGATGCAGTTGCCCGTGATTGTGTTGAATATCTTGATTGGTATTTGAGCTTAAGTACAGCTAGTCAAAATAGTGTTTCTTCAAGAATTGGTCATAATCTGGCTGTATTAAATCAGGTGTTACGTATTTGCGATCAGGCAAAACAAACTACCATAATGAATAAATACATGCCTCGTTATATGGATTATACTAAAAGGGTTCGAATGTAA
- a CDS encoding polysaccharide deacetylase family protein: protein MNIQLVDIFRPFLGKLTWRRSSSSKVIYLTFDDGPVPEVTPLVLDLLDKYNVKATFFCVGENVRKYPELYKEILRRGHRTGNHTFNHIKGFNVPTSEYVANVDKAAEYIDSKLFRPPYGRIKRNQIRKLKSRYEIIMWDLLTFDYSQKMEKEAIMNRVKHQSRNGSIVVFHDSLKAKNNMLSVLPLAIEFWNSKDYTFELL, encoded by the coding sequence ATGAATATTCAGCTTGTTGATATATTTCGTCCTTTTTTAGGAAAACTAACCTGGCGCAGGAGTTCTTCATCGAAAGTAATTTACCTTACTTTTGATGATGGACCGGTGCCTGAGGTTACTCCTTTAGTATTAGATTTACTTGATAAATACAACGTTAAGGCGACTTTCTTTTGTGTGGGAGAAAATGTTCGGAAATACCCCGAACTTTATAAAGAAATTCTTCGACGAGGTCACAGAACCGGCAACCATACATTTAATCATATAAAGGGATTTAATGTGCCAACCAGCGAATATGTAGCTAATGTGGATAAGGCGGCGGAATACATTGATAGCAAGCTTTTTCGCCCTCCGTATGGAAGGATAAAACGTAATCAAATAAGGAAGCTAAAATCCCGGTACGAGATTATTATGTGGGATCTGCTTACTTTTGATTATAGTCAGAAAATGGAAAAAGAAGCTATAATGAATAGAGTGAAACATCAATCGAGAAATGGCTCTATTGTTGTCTTTCACGACTCACTTAAGGCTAAAAACAATATGTTAAGTGTGTTGCCTTTAGCTATCGAATTCTGGAACAGCAAGGATTATACTTTTGAGCTACTATAA
- a CDS encoding DUF2851 family protein: protein MKESILHYVWQNKLFSLQNLTTTDEERVEVVDVGRINTDAGPDFFNAKIKIADTIWAGNVEIHTHSSDWNKHNHQLDKAYDSVILHVVSTVDTEIFRTDGTKIPQLELKFPDFIAHNYEQLCSQQKWIPCADKIHLIPAIFIQSWKNALLAERLEQKMNAIEVLLKDNNQHWEEAFYITLARSFGFGINNQAFESLAKSLPVSILGKHKDQLFQLEALLFGQSGLLCLDELDEYATSLKKEYDFLQSKYGLTPIKKSEWKLLRLRPDNFPHVRIAQFAALVHSSSKLFSKIVGNPDIEYIQQLFSCETSFYWNTHYLFAHESVLNVKRLGKLSVNGIIVNTVVPFLFCYASQKKNDELKDKTLQILERIPAERNSIVSNWKNLDLKVENAFDSQALLQLKKQYCDERKCLRCRIGHKVLTLE, encoded by the coding sequence ATGAAAGAGTCCATCCTACATTATGTTTGGCAAAATAAACTTTTTAGTTTACAGAACCTGACTACAACCGATGAAGAACGGGTTGAGGTAGTTGATGTTGGTAGGATAAACACCGATGCAGGACCGGATTTTTTTAATGCAAAGATAAAAATAGCTGATACAATCTGGGCTGGAAATGTTGAAATTCACACCCATTCATCCGATTGGAATAAACACAATCATCAGTTGGATAAGGCTTATGATAGTGTTATTCTACATGTAGTGTCAACAGTTGATACCGAGATTTTCAGAACCGATGGGACAAAGATTCCTCAGTTAGAGTTGAAATTTCCTGACTTTATTGCTCATAATTATGAGCAGCTTTGCAGTCAGCAAAAATGGATTCCCTGTGCCGATAAAATTCATCTTATACCCGCAATATTCATTCAAAGTTGGAAAAATGCTTTGCTGGCAGAACGGCTGGAGCAAAAGATGAATGCTATTGAAGTTTTGTTGAAGGACAATAATCAGCATTGGGAAGAAGCATTTTACATAACGTTGGCCAGAAGTTTTGGATTTGGTATCAACAATCAAGCTTTTGAAAGTCTGGCTAAATCGCTGCCTGTTTCGATACTGGGAAAACATAAAGATCAGTTGTTTCAACTTGAGGCATTGCTATTTGGACAGTCCGGTTTATTGTGCCTGGATGAGCTGGACGAATACGCAACCAGTTTGAAGAAAGAATACGATTTTCTTCAATCTAAATATGGGTTGACTCCAATAAAGAAATCCGAATGGAAATTATTGCGCTTACGACCTGATAATTTTCCTCATGTTAGGATTGCTCAATTTGCAGCTTTAGTTCATTCATCTTCGAAGTTATTCTCAAAAATTGTGGGGAATCCCGATATTGAGTATATCCAACAACTGTTTAGCTGCGAAACATCATTCTATTGGAACACGCACTATCTGTTCGCTCATGAAAGTGTGTTGAACGTGAAACGGTTAGGGAAACTGTCAGTGAATGGGATTATTGTTAATACCGTTGTACCTTTTTTGTTTTGCTACGCAAGCCAGAAGAAAAATGATGAACTGAAAGACAAAACGTTACAGATTTTGGAGCGTATCCCTGCTGAGCGCAATTCTATCGTGTCAAACTGGAAGAATCTTGACTTGAAAGTAGAAAATGCATTTGACTCGCAAGCCTTATTGCAATTGAAAAAGCAGTATTGTGATGAGAGGAAATGCTTACGATGCAGAATTGGACACAAAGTGTTGACGCTGGAATAG